The Dehalobacter sp. DCM sequence AACCGATCTTCTAAAATATTGGCATTCCGATTTAATGATCGGCAATTTTTTCAAAGTGACATGTCCTTTCCTTTTTGAATTAGATACAATCGCTTACTTTGCATTGAGACGCAATATTCATACGAACAGCACGATTGCGACGATTCGTGATACGACGCAGCTGCTGTTAGATCTTTATTATGTCAAAAACAAATACTATATTCATCCCTTAAAGGTTTGGCAGAGGTATTCACCCACGATGTTTTTTCCGCATTTGATTGACGGCCAGGAGGCTGTTAGTATTACGGCCAGCGTAGAGGCTGCTGAACTGTTCTCGTGTATGAGCAGGGGAGAAGAACGGCTGGATTATTGGGATGCTGTTTTCCAAAAGGCTTCAAAAGCCCTTTTGCTGGAATCAAAAGAGCAAGAAGAAGCCAAAAGAATGCTAATGACGATGCTCATTGGCAGCGAATCACGGATGTTTCAGCTTTGCGACCGGTATTTTACGCTTAAAGATATTCTCAATATCGCGGCCAGGGAAGTTGGTACCGGATTCGTAGGCGGGAAAACTGTCGGTATGCTTGTTGCCAGAAAGATACTGGAGAAGGACGGTAAAGACCGGTTTATCCCAAAATTGGAACCGCATGACTCGTTTTATATCGGGTCCGATGTTTTTTACACCTATATTGTACAAAATAATTTATGGGAACTGCGTACCCGACAAAAGACAGAAGAAGGTTATTTCATATATGCTCCGGAATTGAAAGAGAAAATACTGAAAGGGCATTTCCCGGGGAATATTCAAGAACAATTTATGCAAATGCTGGAGTATTTCGGGCAGTCTCCGATTATTGTACGTTCCAGTTCCCTGTTAGAGGACAATTTTGGCAATGCTTTTGCAGGAAAATACGAGAGTGTTTTCTGTGCAAACCAGGGGACACCGGAAGAACGTTATTTGAAATTTGAGCAAGCGGTTCGTACAGTCTATGCCAGTATGATGGATGAAGATGCCTTAGCTTACAGGATGAACAGAGGGTTATTTCAAAAGGACGAACAAATGGCTGTCTTGGTACAGCGTGTTTCCGGTGATTATTATGGTGAAAGCTTTTTTCCGCATGCGGCAGGGGTCGGTAATTCGTCGAACAGCTATATCTGGGACCCGTCAATTAATATGGATGCCGGGATGCTTCGCCTTGTTTTTGGCCTGGGGACCCGGGCTGTGGACCGGACAGTTGAGGACTATGCGCGGATCGTGACGTTAGATGACCCGTTGCGTGTACCAATGGTTAATTATGGTGATCGGAACAAATTTTCCCAGCATTTTGTTGATCTTCTATCCCTTGAGTGCAATGCCTTAAGCACTGTCAGAGCGGAGGCTGTTCTGGCCTATGATTTAAAAGTTGATCAAAGGTTATTTGTTAGTATCGATTATGAAACGGTGCACTATCTGCGCCAACTTGGACGCTCTCCGATTAAGACGCCCTATATTATTGATTTTGAAACAATGCTTCGGGATACAGATTTCCCGCTTATGATGCGAGAAATGTTGGCGTTGCTGTCCAAGGTGTATAACTACCCGGTGGATATAGAATTTACGGTTAATTTTCTGAATAACAAGGAATACAGGGTAAACCTCTTACAATGCCGTCCGCTGCAGACCAGAGGTCTCGGTAAGACTGTGGAAATGCCAGTGCTGGAAAGAGGAAAGAATATCTTTCTATCCTCGCACGGCAACTTTATGGGTGGAAATGTGCGCCTTCCGATAGATTATGTCGTAATCATCAAGTCACAGGCCTATCATCGGCTGGACAATCAATCCAAGTATTCCATTGCCAGACAGGTCGGACTAATCGATAAAGCGTTGAAAGGAAAAAATGCCATGCTCATAGGCCCGGGGAGGTGGGGGACAACAACGCCTTCCCTGGGAGTACCCGTTCATTTTACCGAACTGAGCAATATGACGGTGATTTGTGAAGTGTCCTCGCGCGAGGGTTTTATGCCTGAACTATCCTATGGCAGTCATTTTTTTCAAGACTTAGTAGAAACAGGTATTTTCTATGTTGCTGTTTTTGAAGGAAAAAAAGATGTTGTATATCATCCGGAATATGTCTTAGATAAAGAGAATATCTTGGATGACATATTACCAAATAATGCTATCAATTCCGATGTGATTCATATTGCCGAAACCAAGGGTATGGAAATTTTTTCGGATATTGTCAGCCAGAAGTTAATCTGTTGCTAAACAGAATAAGAAAATGACGGTATATAATCCCTTGCCTTAGAGTGAGAACCCTGAAATTAGTTGATTCAAATTCTGGGCACTTTCAGACAGCTTTCCGGAGGATTCAGCAATTTGCGAAATTGAATTCGTTGTA is a genomic window containing:
- a CDS encoding PEP/pyruvate-binding domain-containing protein; this encodes MAIQDKVDSGLSGFDHMIDHLRLGDNVVWQVDTVEHYKTMVGPFINQAVADGRNVVYVRFGSHPPLIEENPHVIVYSIDAKKGFESFAMAIHDLIAKEGRKTFYVFDCLTDLLKYWHSDLMIGNFFKVTCPFLFELDTIAYFALRRNIHTNSTIATIRDTTQLLLDLYYVKNKYYIHPLKVWQRYSPTMFFPHLIDGQEAVSITASVEAAELFSCMSRGEERLDYWDAVFQKASKALLLESKEQEEAKRMLMTMLIGSESRMFQLCDRYFTLKDILNIAAREVGTGFVGGKTVGMLVARKILEKDGKDRFIPKLEPHDSFYIGSDVFYTYIVQNNLWELRTRQKTEEGYFIYAPELKEKILKGHFPGNIQEQFMQMLEYFGQSPIIVRSSSLLEDNFGNAFAGKYESVFCANQGTPEERYLKFEQAVRTVYASMMDEDALAYRMNRGLFQKDEQMAVLVQRVSGDYYGESFFPHAAGVGNSSNSYIWDPSINMDAGMLRLVFGLGTRAVDRTVEDYARIVTLDDPLRVPMVNYGDRNKFSQHFVDLLSLECNALSTVRAEAVLAYDLKVDQRLFVSIDYETVHYLRQLGRSPIKTPYIIDFETMLRDTDFPLMMREMLALLSKVYNYPVDIEFTVNFLNNKEYRVNLLQCRPLQTRGLGKTVEMPVLERGKNIFLSSHGNFMGGNVRLPIDYVVIIKSQAYHRLDNQSKYSIARQVGLIDKALKGKNAMLIGPGRWGTTTPSLGVPVHFTELSNMTVICEVSSREGFMPELSYGSHFFQDLVETGIFYVAVFEGKKDVVYHPEYVLDKENILDDILPNNAINSDVIHIAETKGMEIFSDIVSQKLICC